The Tamandua tetradactyla isolate mTamTet1 chromosome 8, mTamTet1.pri, whole genome shotgun sequence genome includes a window with the following:
- the LOC143643551 gene encoding olfactory receptor 52A1-like, whose product MSISNLTVFMPPVLTLIGIPGLESVQCWIGIPFCAMYIIAMVGNSLLLFIIKSERSLHEPMYIFLGMLGATDIALGSSIMPKMLGIFWFHMSEIYFDSCLLQMCFIHTFQCIESGILLAMALDRYVAICYPLRHATLFTRWLVYQIGAVVTLRAAILVAPSLVLIKCRFQFYHTTVISHSYCEHMAIVKLAVGNVRVNKIYGLFVAFSVAGFDLIFITLSYIQIFITVFHLPQKESRLKAFNTCIAHICVFLEFYLLGFFSFFTHRFGSHIPPYIHILFSSIYLLLPPFLNPLVYGIKTKQIRVHVFKMFCS is encoded by the coding sequence ATGTCCATTTCCAACTTAACAGTCTTCATGCCTCCTGTATTGACACTAATAGGGATCCCAGGACTAGAGTCTGTGCAGTGTTGGATTGGGATTCCATTCTGTGCCATGTACATCATTGCTATGGTTGGAAATTCTTTGCTTCTGTTCATCATCAAATCTGAGCGCAGCCTCCATGAGCCCATGTATATATTTCTAGGTATGCTAGGAGCCACAGATATTGCCCTTGGTAGCAGCATCATGCCCAAGATGCTTGGAATCTTCTGGTTCCACATGTCTGAGATCTATTTTGATTCCTGTTTGCTACAAATGTGTTTTATACACACATTTCAGTGCATAGAGTCAGGCATCCTGCTGGCCATGGCCCTGGACCGTTATGTTGCCATCTGTTATCCACTGAGACATGCCACCCTCTTCACACGCTGGCTGGTCTACCAAATAGGAGCTGTAGTCACACTCAGGGCTGCCATTCTGGTAGCCCCGAGCCTTGTACTGATAAAGTGTCGATTTCAATTTTATCATACGACAGTCATCTCCCACTCTTATTGTGAGCATATGGCCATTGTGAAACTAGCTGTGGGAAATGTCCGGGTCAACAAGATCTATGGCTTGTTTGTGGCCTTCAGCGTTGCAGGGTTTGACCTCATATTCATCACTTTGTCCTATATCCAGATATTTATTACAGTTTTTCATTTGCCCCAGAAGGAATCTAGGTTGAAGGCATTTAATACCTGCATTGCTCACATCTGTGTGTTCCTTGAATTCTACCTCCTaggcttcttttccttcttcacacATAGGTTTGGGTCTCATATTCCCCCTTATATCCATATTCTCTTTTCTAGCATTTACTTGCTGCTCCCTCCATTTCTCAATCCACTCGTCTATGGTATAAAGACCAAACAGATTCGTGTTCATGTGTTTAAAATGTTCTGCTCCTAA